A genomic stretch from Syntrophales bacterium includes:
- a CDS encoding HNH endonuclease signature motif containing protein translates to MPRKPKSPCRHPGCPELTEDRFCKQHQQEYRREYNREQRPEYSRKLYRSSRWRKLRRRFQQENPLCEECKKVGRLIEATVVDHIIPHKGDEMLFWDIDNLQALCKPCHDRKTAAEGRWGEKGRVYRY, encoded by the coding sequence ATGCCCCGAAAACCGAAAAGCCCCTGCCGTCATCCCGGCTGCCCGGAGCTGACGGAGGATAGGTTTTGTAAACAGCACCAGCAGGAATACCGCCGGGAATATAACCGGGAGCAACGGCCGGAGTATTCCAGGAAGCTGTACCGCAGCAGCCGCTGGCGGAAATTGCGCAGACGGTTCCAGCAGGAAAACCCATTGTGTGAGGAGTGTAAAAAGGTAGGTAGGCTTATCGAGGCCACGGTGGTGGATCACATCATCCCACACAAGGGGGACGAGATGCTTTTCTGGGATATAGACAATCTCCAGGCCCTCTGCAAACCCTGTCACGATCGTAAGACTGCCGCGGAGGGACGCTGGGGTGAGAAGGGCAGAGTCTACCGCTACTGA